A stretch of the Acidobacteriota bacterium genome encodes the following:
- a CDS encoding ABC transporter ATP-binding protein, whose translation MTSTILERSGTAARIVDGVKIYGEGDTEIRALDGVSVEFETGKFTAIMGPSGSGKSTLLHALAGLDTIDGGQVFIGETDIGTLKDKALTHLRRDSVGFIFQAYNLIPTLSAKENILLPLSIAGKRPDNAWFDKVIEAVGLEDRLSHRPNELSGGQMQRVAAARALVSKPDIIFADEPSGNLDSVSSAELLSFMRKAVREFGQTIVMVTHDATAAAYADRVVFLDDGKVVGTMEDPTADDIYDRLKELGN comes from the coding sequence ATGACATCTACAATCTTGGAACGCTCGGGTACCGCGGCGCGCATCGTTGACGGCGTGAAGATCTATGGTGAAGGAGACACCGAAATCCGAGCGCTTGACGGTGTCAGCGTCGAGTTCGAAACCGGCAAGTTCACCGCAATTATGGGACCCTCCGGCTCCGGAAAATCGACACTTCTGCATGCCCTGGCGGGTCTCGACACGATCGATGGCGGGCAAGTTTTCATCGGCGAGACCGATATTGGCACGCTCAAAGACAAAGCTCTCACTCACCTTCGGCGCGACAGTGTTGGGTTCATCTTCCAGGCGTACAACCTGATCCCGACCCTCAGCGCAAAGGAGAACATCCTTCTTCCACTGTCGATCGCCGGAAAACGGCCAGACAACGCCTGGTTCGACAAGGTGATCGAGGCGGTTGGGCTTGAGGATCGGCTATCCCACCGCCCGAACGAGTTGTCTGGAGGCCAAATGCAGCGGGTTGCGGCGGCTCGAGCCCTTGTTAGCAAACCTGACATCATTTTTGCCGACGAGCCCTCCGGCAACCTTGACTCGGTATCGAGCGCTGAGTTGCTGTCCTTTATGCGTAAGGCGGTGCGCGAGTTCGGGCAGACCATTGTGATGGTGACCCACGATGCGACCGCAGCTGCCTACGCCGATCGAGTCGTATTCCTCGACGACGGCAAGGTCGTCGGCACAATGGAGGATCCGACGGCAGACGACATCTACGACAGACTCAAAGAGCTGGGCAACTAG
- a CDS encoding ABC transporter permease produces the protein MYRAALKSVLAHKVRLLLTGVAIVLGVAFVSGTFVFTDSIKGQFDGLFDDIYQGIDVAIAAEGTGVGHEDAPFDESILETVLDVDGVETAVGGVAGFAAIISTDSDGDQTVVRNGQAPTLGFAWSTVSRLSPLSIKDGNGRPPTGPGDVAVDVGTANKEGYTLGDTITIQANGPAEEFTLVGLLSFGDQDTLLGATLTAFETKEAQRIFDMEGQFNSIGVAADSTATSEELTRAINDALPDGVVAITGRAQAASELTEINDALGIINTALLAFAGVAVFVGSFIIQNTFRIIVTQRTRELALLRAIGATGRQVVVMVVIEALIVAVVASAIGIVAGIGLASGIRSLMAAAGLALGEGSLIVLSRTIIVGMTVGVAVTLLAAVLPARKAAKVSPVAAMRGETRTSKGSLRRRSIAGLAVLGLGLVLLSIGLFGSAGNALVNVGFGALIMFIGVSILAPLAARPIANVLGAPLPKLFGITGTLAKENTKRAPRRTASTASALMIGIALVAFVTIFAATTKASIAELVGDLFPADFTIQSTQTGNDPNIPMTFSSDLVAEVSALEVVEVAGGLQIGNALIDGDSVIITGVDPAKANSLMTLDPLPGALESLTLNTIIVSTSSMDSRGWSVGENVLLTTPIIEDISLTVTGTFERDDLGDYLISSESFEEYYETSGDAFVMVKLAPGVSDDDGRTAISVVTDKYPTTKLQDKSELISEAESQIDTALVLFQALLGLAIIIAVLGITNTLALSIIERTREIGLLRAVGMDRRNVRRMIRWESVIVSLFGATLGVGMGIFFGWAMARALEDEGLGKFTLPIGSLLAYVVIAGIAGIIAAAWPARKAANLNILEAIAYE, from the coding sequence ATGTATAGAGCCGCGCTAAAGAGCGTTCTCGCACACAAGGTCCGTCTGCTCCTCACCGGCGTCGCGATCGTTTTGGGAGTGGCGTTTGTCTCGGGCACATTCGTGTTCACAGACTCGATAAAGGGCCAATTTGATGGACTGTTCGATGACATTTACCAAGGAATCGACGTTGCCATCGCCGCGGAAGGCACCGGCGTCGGACACGAAGACGCGCCATTCGACGAGTCGATCCTTGAAACAGTCTTGGACGTCGACGGTGTCGAAACCGCTGTCGGCGGAGTAGCTGGCTTCGCTGCGATCATCTCAACCGATTCAGATGGTGACCAGACCGTTGTCCGTAATGGCCAAGCCCCGACACTGGGTTTTGCATGGTCGACCGTCAGTAGGCTGTCGCCACTGTCCATAAAGGACGGAAACGGCCGGCCGCCCACGGGTCCCGGCGACGTAGCGGTTGACGTCGGTACAGCTAACAAAGAGGGCTACACGCTCGGCGACACGATCACGATCCAAGCTAACGGACCGGCAGAAGAGTTCACCCTTGTGGGGCTTCTCAGCTTTGGGGACCAGGACACACTGCTCGGTGCCACACTCACTGCCTTCGAGACGAAAGAGGCGCAGCGGATCTTTGACATGGAGGGGCAGTTCAACTCGATCGGTGTCGCCGCTGACTCGACGGCAACATCTGAAGAACTCACGCGGGCAATCAACGACGCGCTCCCGGACGGCGTCGTCGCCATCACAGGAAGAGCGCAGGCCGCTTCGGAACTCACCGAAATCAACGACGCTCTAGGAATCATCAACACCGCACTGCTGGCGTTCGCCGGCGTGGCCGTATTCGTGGGCTCCTTCATCATCCAAAATACGTTCCGCATCATCGTCACCCAACGTACTCGCGAACTTGCTTTGTTGCGTGCGATCGGCGCAACCGGTCGACAAGTCGTTGTCATGGTTGTCATTGAGGCGCTCATCGTTGCGGTCGTTGCATCCGCGATCGGCATCGTCGCTGGCATCGGTCTCGCCAGCGGCATACGTTCGCTGATGGCAGCCGCTGGCCTCGCGCTCGGTGAAGGCAGCCTCATCGTCCTTTCGCGCACAATCATCGTTGGCATGACGGTCGGAGTTGCCGTAACACTGCTAGCAGCCGTCCTGCCGGCGCGTAAAGCCGCCAAGGTTTCGCCTGTAGCCGCAATGCGCGGCGAAACACGAACCTCCAAAGGCAGCTTGCGAAGGCGATCCATAGCCGGTCTCGCGGTACTAGGCCTCGGGCTAGTGCTGTTGTCCATCGGCTTGTTCGGCTCGGCGGGCAATGCACTTGTGAACGTCGGATTTGGTGCGCTCATCATGTTTATCGGTGTTTCGATTCTCGCGCCGCTAGCCGCTAGGCCGATAGCGAACGTGCTGGGCGCGCCGTTGCCGAAACTGTTCGGGATCACGGGAACCCTCGCAAAAGAGAACACCAAACGAGCGCCTCGACGCACCGCATCTACCGCTTCGGCCTTAATGATCGGGATCGCACTGGTTGCGTTTGTGACAATTTTTGCCGCGACGACGAAGGCTTCGATCGCCGAATTGGTCGGGGACCTATTCCCCGCCGACTTTACGATTCAGTCGACGCAGACAGGGAACGACCCGAACATACCAATGACGTTCTCTTCGGACCTGGTCGCCGAAGTGAGCGCTCTCGAGGTGGTCGAGGTCGCAGGAGGGTTGCAAATCGGCAATGCGCTCATCGACGGAGACTCCGTGATCATCACCGGTGTCGACCCGGCAAAGGCGAACTCGCTCATGACGCTGGATCCACTGCCAGGGGCACTTGAAAGCCTGACCCTCAACACAATCATCGTGAGCACTAGCTCCATGGACAGCCGGGGATGGTCGGTCGGCGAAAACGTCTTGTTGACCACACCGATTATCGAGGACATCTCACTTACCGTCACTGGAACGTTTGAACGCGACGACCTCGGGGATTACCTGATCTCATCGGAATCATTCGAGGAGTACTATGAGACATCGGGAGATGCGTTTGTGATGGTGAAGCTGGCACCTGGCGTTTCGGATGACGACGGGCGCACGGCGATTTCAGTCGTGACCGACAAATACCCGACGACCAAACTCCAGGACAAGTCTGAGTTGATTTCGGAGGCCGAGAGCCAGATCGATACGGCGCTGGTGCTGTTCCAGGCGCTGCTCGGGCTGGCAATCATCATTGCGGTGCTCGGCATCACAAACACACTGGCTCTCTCGATCATCGAACGAACCCGCGAGATCGGGCTGCTTCGTGCGGTCGGTATGGACCGCCGCAACGTGCGCCGCATGATCCGATGGGAGTCAGTAATCGTTTCACTGTTCGGTGCAACTCTCGGCGTCGGCATGGGAATCTTCTTCGGCTGG